Proteins encoded within one genomic window of Ovis aries strain OAR_USU_Benz2616 breed Rambouillet chromosome 1, ARS-UI_Ramb_v3.0, whole genome shotgun sequence:
- the ACKR3 gene encoding atypical chemokine receptor 3 codes for MDLHLLDYSEPGNFSDISWPCNGSDCIAVDTLQCGHVPNKSVLLYTLSFVYIFIFVIGMIANSVVVWVNIQAKTTGYDTHCYILNLAIADLWVVVTIPVWVVSLVQHNQWPMGELTCKVTHLIFSINLFGSIFFLTCMSVDRYLSVAYFASTSGRKKRLVRRAVCVLVWLLAFGVSLPDTYYLKTVTSASNNETYCRAFYPEHSVKEWLISMELVSVVLGFAIPFSVIAVFYFLLARAIASSSDQEKQSSRKIILSYVVVFLVCWLPYHLVVLLDIFSILHYIPFTCQLEAFLFTALHVTQCLSLVHCCVNPVLYSFINRNYRYELMKAFIFKYSAKTGLTKLIDASRVSETEYSALEQNAK; via the coding sequence ATGGATCTGCATCTCTTGGACTACTCGGAGCCGGGGAACTTCTCCGACATCAGCTGGCCCTGCAATGGCAGCGACTGCATCGCGGTGGATACCCTGCAGTGCGGCCACGTCCCCAACAAGAGCGTCCTGCTGTACACGCTGTCCTTTGTCTACATCTTCATCTTTGTGATCGGCATGATCGCCAACTCCGTGGTGGTCTGGGTGAACATCCAGGCCAAGACCACGGGCTACGACACCCACTGCTACATCCTGAACCTGGCCATCGCCGACCTGTGGGTGGTGGTTACCATCCCCGTCTGGGTGGTCAGCCTCGTGCAGCACAACCAGTGGCCCATGGGCGAGCTCACGTGCAAGGTCACCCACCTCATCTTCTCCATCAACCTCTTTGGCAGCATCTTCTTCCTCACCTGCATGAGCGTGGACCGCTACCTGTCCGTCGCCTACTTCGCCAGCACCTCCGGCCGCAAGAAGAGGCTGGTGCGCCGCGCCGTGTGCGTCCTGGTGTGGCTGCTGGCCTTTGGCGTGTCCCTGCCCGACACCTACTACCTGAAGACCGTGACGTCCGCCTCCAACAACGAGACCTACTGCCGGGCCTTCTACCCCGAGCACAGCGTCAAGGAGTGGCTCATCAGCATGGAGCTGGTCTCCGTGGTGCTGGGCTTCGCCATCCCTTTCTCCGTCATCGCTGTCTTCTACTTCCTGCTGGCCCGCGCCATCGCCTCCTCCAGCGACCAGGAGAAGCAGAGCAGCCGGAAGATCATCCTCTCCTACGTGGTGGTCTTCCTGGTGTGCTGGCTGCCCTACCACCTGGTGGTGCTGCTCGACATCTTCTCCATCCTGCACTACATCCCCTTCACCTGCCAGCTGGAGGCCTTCCTCTTCACGGCGCTGCACGTCACGCAGTGCCTGTCGCTGGTGCACTGCTGCGTCAACCCCGTGCTCTACAGCTTCATCAACCGCAACTACCGGTACGAGCTGATGAAGGCCTTCATCTTCAAGTACTCGGCCAAAACGGGCCTCACCAAGCTCATCGACGCCTCCCGCGTGTCGGAGACGGAGTACTCCGCTTTGGAGCAGAATGCCAAGTGA